AATTTTTTTATTAATTTTCCGTTGTTAATAAGACTTATTATCTTTCTTGTTGGCCAGTCTTTTAAAAATGGTATTTTTTTAAGGCCAATTCCGTGTGGAAAATCAAGTAAATTTGGCTTAATTGCAAAAACTTTTTCAATTTGATTGCACCAAATTGCTATTGTTCGATATTGTTCAACAACCTTTTGGTATCTTAACAGATTTTCTTGAATTTTATCAACTCAATGACTAATTGGATCCATTTTACCCTTTTATTAAAATTTTTAATTATGCTTTTTTCAATAAAATTAAGTAAAAAAGAAATTTTGGGCATAAAAAGTAAAAAATAATTATTTTTTTTACTTTTTATTAGCCTAGTCTATTGTTGTAATTGTTTTTGTTTCAACAGGTAGACCTAAACTTGAAAGTTGACTTTGAAGTGATGAATTTTCGACATAAATTTTGTTAAAAGTGGCACTTTTCTTTGCAACGTCAACAAATTTGGATAATTGGCTCAAAGCATCACCAGAAAATGAACTACCAGTTATATAAAGTGGAATATTTGAAAGGGTTTTTCCATTTTCATCTTTTATATAAATTCCCGGTTGTTGGATAGGACCATTAACAAGTCTTGAAGTAAATTGGGAATTTTGAAAGTCGTTTGTGTCGACTTTATAGACATAATTTGACCCTGTTGAGCCAGAATCGCTTATTTTTGAGGCCCCAAAATATAAATATTGGAAAAGCAAAGTAACATGGCCAGGATTTTTTTGTGATTCAGCTTCAACTTCTCAACTTTGGAGTTTTTCGTTAAAAAGTTTCTCTGTTTTAGCAAAGTCAATACCTTTTAGCGTCTTAATTTTTTTAGATGAAGAAAAGTCAAGATGTAACGGATATCCTCCTCGACCACCAAAAGTTCCTTGGAAAACACGCTGATTAATTTTTGAACTAAAAGCAATTTCAAGTCCCTCGTTAACTTTGGAAACATCATCGCCCTCATCTCAACGGAGAGTATCAAAAATAATTGATCCAGCAACTTTTTCTCAAGGTTGGAGCTGAATATCACCTTTATTTATATAATCAAAAGAAATAAAGTCGACATTTTTAAGGGCATTAGGATTAATTGCTCAATTGCTCTCGTTGGTTCGTGAATTACTATAGAGTTCTAGTTCGCTTAGTTTGGTGAATTTTTCAAGTCCACGAAGACCATTAATTGCTTGGTGGTCATCTAAAAAGAGTGAAACTTTTTGCATTTGTGGTGGCAATAGTTCTAAAATTTGCTTTATATTTTGGGTTTTGTGCTTTGCCCCGACATTTTTTAGAACAATTGCCTTGATTGAATTGTCACCATTAGCAGCATTTTTCATAATCTCTGCAAAAGCTTTAAAAGCAACATCATCATCGGCATTTAGAACCAAAGTTTTAAATTCTGAAAGACTACCAGCGGTATTTCCAGGCGCACGAGTGTATTTTATAAGTGAAATGCTGCCGTTAGAAAATCCTTTACCATTGGTGAGATCACTAATTTCTGAACTAACATCAGTGTCATTTCATCCTTCATATTTTAGTGAACCAATTTTAGTTCCATCATATCTTGTTCATTTTGAGTCAACAGCATTTAATCTTTTTTTATTATTTGACCTAATTCCATTTACGACAATATTGACCTTTGGTTCTCATCCATCGGTTGAAGGATCAGGGGTATAACCATCTTTTATCAATTGTAATTCTTGTTCTGTAAAAGGTTGGTCAAGTTGTCTTCGTTGCTCTATTACTTTTAAGTAATTTTGCTCGCGCTCAAAGTAATTATTTGCAACTCAGCGAGTGTATTTATACCCCTCAAGATAGGATTCTAGACTAACTTTTGGCTTGCCATCTTTATCAGTTGGCGCGTATTTTTTTCAGTGCTCCTCAATAATTGAAATAACACGGTCTGCTTCAGCAACTTCAGCTTGATATTTATCTCTTTCACGTGTAACTTCAGCGATTTTTCGGTCTTGCTGTTGTCTTCACAAACCAAGGGCGCGTTGATAAGCTGCATCACCAACATTAACAGAACGCGAATTATTTCTAGTTTGAGTTTGAGGTTGACTTATTGGTCTTGAAGTTGAAATTGTTGGTCGCGAAGATATAGTCCTAGTTGGACTTTGGCGCGCAGGTGTTGTTCGAATAGGGATAGTTGATTCAACAGCTTGAATTTTTCTTATCGGTTTAGGGGTTACTTTTTCAGGTAAGGGCTCTATTTTTTCTATTTTTGGTGTTACTATTTGTGGTTTAACCGGATTTTCAATTTTCTCTTTAGGCGTTTCTATTTTTGTCGCAACAAAAACAGTATTTGCTACTGGTGAATTAAATCCAGTATCATTTGGCTGATTTTTTAAAATTATTGAAGGCGCTTGAGTTGAATAACTAACTTCATTGGACAAAAAATCAAAATTAACTAATGCTTGATTAACTGAGTACAAACTTAAAGATAACAATGTTGTTGCCATTGCTAAAATTACAACTTTTCTACGACGGGAAAAATATAGTTTCATATTTGCCTCCAAATTTTCTTATTTATTATAAATGTTTAAATTTAATAATACTTATAATAAATTTTACCAACTATGTCTAACTTTAGCAGTAAATTTATGTTTTTAAGAGCAAAAAATCATATTAGCCACCTCTGAAATCGTTTTTAAATTTAAAAATTATACACTAAAAAAACTAAAGTCCAAATTATTTTCCCGAGTCTTCCAGTTTGATTAAATACTATTAAAAAAGTGTCCTAGTTTAGTTTTGGTGCTTTTTTAACTTTTTTTGGCAAACGCAGGAAAAACAACTATCAAGGCAAAAACACTAAATTTTAAATCTAGCCATCTCAAAGAAAAATCTACTTATCAAACAAACTAAAAAAGCTAAAATTTTACCTTAAAAAGCAAAATTATGAAATTTTTAAACTACTTTTTTAGTTTAAAACACTGACAAAAACCATAAAAAATACAACTACTATTTAAACTCAATGCAAAAAGAAAACTCGTTTTTATTTGCAGCGAGCCTAAAAAAACATATGAAGTTTTGAAAGAACAATAATCAAAAGCCTTAAATTTATAGATTTCTAAACGGTTAAATTTAAGGCATACCATTATATTTAAAAACATAATGGATAATTCGCATTTTCCAATTTTTTTAGATAAAAAACATAACCAATTCCCCCTTAATTCAATCTCAAAATTTATTAATCTATTCTTAGTGACTCTATTATAACAGAATTTTATTTTTGACCAAGCTTTTTTTTTTTTTTTTGAAAAGGTTTAATTTTAAAATGATAAAAATTAAGATTTTAGGGCAAAAAACACGGGTTTGTCGGTATTTTTGCGTATTTATATTCACTAAAAAGTTGAATTTTTGCCATTATACTGGCAAACTCGGGACCTCAATACTGACTAATTTTGGCTGCAAAATAAAAAAAAAAAAAAACTTTAGGGCAGGCCCTAAAGTTTGTGTTAGATAAAAGATTTTTTATTTTATAATTTCAGTTACTGTTCCGGCTCCAACAGTTCTTCCACCTTCGCGAATTGAGAATTTTGTTCCTTGCTCAACGGCGATAGGGGCAATAAGTTCAACAGTAAGGTCAACATTATCCCCAGGAATTACCATTTCACGGCCAGCTTCAAATTCAATTCCACCGGTAACATCAGTTGTACGGAAATAAAATTGAGGTTTGTAATTTTTGAAAAATGGAGTATGTCTTCCACCTTCTTCTTTTTTGAGCGCATAAATTGCTGCTTTAAATTTAGTGTGGGGAATAATTGTTTTTGGTTTGGCAATAACCTGACCACGTTCAATATCTTTACGGTCAACACCACGAAGAAGAACTCCGGCATTATCTCCAGCCATTGCAGATTGAAGGTTTTTGTTAAACATTTCAATTCCGGTTACAACTGTTTTTTTAGGTTCTGGACGGTAACCGACAATTTCAACCTCTTCATTTAGTTTAACTTGCCCTCTTTCAACTTTACCAGTAGCAACAGTTCCACGACCTGTAATGGTAAAGACGTCTTCAACTGCCATTAAGAATGGTTTGTCCATTTCACGAACTGGCGAGTCAATGTATGAGTCAACTGCATCCATTAGTTCAAGAACTTTAGCTTCTCATTCAGGTTTTCCTTCAAGAGCACCACGAGCTGAACCACGGATTATTGGAGTGTTGTCTCCGTCAAAATCATATGAAGAAAGAAGTTCACGAATTTCAACCTCAACAAGGTCAACCATTTCTTCTTCACCTTCAAGTAAGTCGATTTTGTTTAGGAAAACAACCATTTTTGGCACACCAACTTGTTTTGAAAGAAGAATGTGCTCACGAGTTTGGGGCATTGGACCATCTGTTGCGGCAACAACAAGAATGGCACCATCCATTTGCGCTGCTCCTGTGATCATATTTTTAATATAATCGGCGTGACCAGGGCAATCAACATGGGCATAGTGACGCTTATCTGTGCTATATTCGATGTGGGCTGTATTGATTGTAATTCCACGCGCTTTTTCTTCAGGGGCTGCGTCAATAGAAGCATAATCTTTTGCTTCAGCTAGACCTTTTTTTGATAATACAGTTGAAATTGCCGCTGTTAGAGTGGTTTTTCCGTGGTCAACATGACCAATTGTCCCAATATTGATATGCTCTTTTGAACGGTCAAAATCTTTTTTTGCACCAGTTTTAACAACTGCCATATTTTTCCTTTCTTTTACTTGCTTTAAAACAAACTAAAAACCACCACTGAATAGCCTTGCAACTATTTCCTATCCTATTTAGTTAGTTTTAAGTGCTAGAAATTTTCAAAAATTCTCAATTTAATTTTCAAGGTTAATTATACCAAAAAAATCGAAAATTATTTTGAGAATTTTTTATGTTTTTCATTTTATACCTTTTTTAACAAATAATAACCTGAAAGACAAAGCATAATTATATCACAAAAGTCCAACTATTTGAAATAAAGTCTAAATTTGTTGAAAGTATCCTTTTTGACAAATAATAACCCGAAGGACAAGGAATAATTATATCACAAAAGCAAAATTATTTGAAAATAAAGTCATAAATTTGCTGGTAAGTCTCAACCGGAATAAATTTGATTGAGTTTTTAACCTCATCAGGTAGATCAACAAGATTTTTCTCGTTTGACTGCGGGATAAAAATTGTTTTAATTCCGCTTTTATAGGCCCCAAGTGATTTTTCCTTTAGGCCGCCAATTCCAAGCACTTTTCCCCGCAGTGTGATTTCGCCTGTCATTGCAATATCATGTGAAACTGGTTTTTGGCTGAGGGCTGAAATTATTGCGGTTGTAAAAGTTATTCCGGCTGACGGCCCATCTTTTGGAACAGCACCTTCTGGAACGTGAATGTGAATTAGTGTATTTTCAAAATCAAAGTCAATTCCAAAATCTTTAGCTTTAGACTGAACATATGACAGGGCAATTCTTGCTGATTCTTGCATTACATCTTTGAGCGAACCAGTTAGTTTAATATCACCTCGCCCCGGAATTGTGCTAACTTCAATTTGCAAAGTTGAACCACCAAGTGGAGAGTATCCTAGTCCATTTACAGTTCCAATTTGCGGACTAGCATCAACAGGATCGGGGTCAAATTTTTCAATTCCTAAAAGTTCACGGGCAAATTTGACATCAATTTTAAAGTTCTCGGCCAGCGTGTTTTCAAGCAGTCTGACAATAATTTTTCTTGCAATTTTGTCAAAAACCCGTTTGAGTCCCCGAACACCTGCCTCGCGAGTATAGTAGCGAATGAGGTAGTCGATTGTCTCATCATCAATTGGGAAATATTTTGGGTCTAAAGAATTTTCTTTGAGAACTGCAGGAATTAAATGTGATTTTGCAATTTGCAGTTTTTCTAAAAAAGTGTAAGATGAGAGCTCAATTATTTCAACCCGGTCAAGTAAAGGCTCAGGAATGTCATGAATTTCATTAGCGGTGGCAACAAAGAGAATTTGGGACAGGTCATATTCAAGTTCTAAATAGTGATCTTGGAAAAAACGGTTTTGTTCAGGATCTAAAACCTCAAGCATTGCAGCGGCTGGATCACCTTTAAAATCTGAACCCATTTTGTCAATTTCATCAAGTAAAATTAAGGGGTTTGAAACGCCAGCTTTTTTTAGAGCTTGAATAATTTTTCCAGGGAGAGCTCCGACATATGTCCGACGGTGACCTCTTATTTCAGCCTCGTCCCGGACACCTCCAAGAGAAATTTTCACAAATTCTTTGCCAATTGATTCAGCAATTGCCATTGCAATTGAAGTTTTTCCAGTTCCTGGAGGCCCGACAAGTGTTAAAATTGGAATTGAGTTAGTTCTTCCTTTTTGCACTTTAGAGCTGACAAATAAATTTGAATCGCAGTAGTCACCATCAATTTTCTCAAGGGTTGGCTCTTGATTTGACTGTGAACGCCGGTGAATTAGGGCAGCAAGATATTCAATTATTCGTTTTTTAATTTCATCAAGTCCATAATGTGCTTCTTCAAGTTTTTGGCGAACATTTTGAATATCTAAAATGTCTTTTCTTACACGTCTTCAAGGTAGGGCAACTAGTAAATCAAGGTAATTTTTGGTGATATTAGATTCAGGTGAAGTCGCCATCATTGATTTCAGACGGTTAGCTTCACGTTTTATTGTTTTTGCAACTTCTTTTGGGAAAATTAATTTTCCAATTTCTGAGTGTAAAAGCTCTTCAATTTCATCTTCATAGCGGGAATCTTCGCCTAATTTTTTACGGATTGCCTTAATTTTTTCTTTGAGGATAAATTCTGTTTGTTGTTTGTCAAGGTTAGATTTTAGAATAACATTAATTTCATCTTCAAGACGAATTTGTTCATTAAAGGTATGAACGTGTTCGTATAGTTTTTTAATTTTTGAGGCATAAGAATTTAGTGAAAATAAATGGTATTTTTGTTGATAGCTAAGACTAACTGATGAAGATAATGTGTTTGTTACACCTTTGATGAATTCATTTTTTTCAACTTCGGTGTTACTATTTTGAAATTTGTCAACAACCAAAAGAAGTTCGCCTGGCATCTTAAAGTTTTTTGTTTTTCGCCCAAATTCAAGTAAATCATTAATTAAAGTTACGTGAATTTCACGATTTTTTATAATTTCGCGAGTTGATTTAATAGTTATTTGGTCAGCTTTTGTACTATTTGGGTCAGTTATTAAATCTACAACTTGAACTTTTTCAAGAACAGTAAAATCTAAAATTACGGTTTGCCAATCGCTTTTATCAGGTCTAGTTTTTGCTCGATAACTTTGAACTCTAATTAGAGAAGCATATTTAGAAAGTTCATCAATGTCAACAATTTTTGGCGAAAAGTCATTTTCGATTTTGGGATCTACAGTTAGCTTTTCGTTTTCTGAAGTTTTAGACTTAGCAGCACCAGCAGCCCCTGACTTGTTTTGTTCAGCGGCTTTTTTGTCGAGTTGTTCATCGATAATTTCTTCTTCAAATAAATCTACTTCTTCATTTTCTTTACGGTAAACAATTAACAACTCTTTGTTTGTTAAAGTTGTCCGTGAAGTTGAATGGTAAATTTCCCTGAGAATCTTAATTGATTCAGGGTCACTAAAACTAATAGTTTGCTGAGCGGTGTTTGGGAAATAAATATCCTCTGATGCAACTAAAAATCGGTATGAATGAACTGGCATAGTAAAAACTCCTCAAATGTCCTTTGATTGTTTATTTCAATTTTTTCTAAATAATTATATCACAAAAACTAAAAAAATTTTAACAAGTCAAAAAAATTAGCAAAATTACAAATAAATTTTTTATTATAACGAAGTTCTGCTTATAAATTGCTTAGTTTAGCCTCTTATTTTTGTGAAAATGTTCAATAATCATGTAAATGGGAGAAGCTAAAACTGATTGGAAAGCAAAATTTGCAAGATTAAAAGGAATAAAAACACTAAAAATAAAAGACCAATACGAAAAATTTTCGGTTTTTAAAAGCTCTTTTTGAATATTATCCCACCCCTTATAAACTAAGTCAAGAGATACTGAACTTATTGCTTTAAAAAGTTTTAAATAAACTGGAAGAATCAAAACTCCGTTTAAAAAAGTCATCATCAAACTGGTTGTAAGTGTTGAGACAATTAGTGATAAAATAATGAACCTTTTTATTTTAGCGAAATTTTTAAAAATTTTGATAAAAAGATAACGAAAACCAAAAAATGAAAAAATGTATATAACTGAAGCTAAAAATAGTACAAAATGGCCAAAATAGATAATGTCAATTCCGCCAAAATGGTTAAAAATAAGTCAAGGACCGATTGCAAACCTAACCAAAAGGCATAAAAAACCCAACCAAACACTACCCAGCAAGAATATTGGCACTAAAAAAAGGGTGGATAAGTCAAATTTTAGTCCAAGAGTTTGAAAAAACGGTCATGAAAAATAATTGTGTGAAAAAATAAAAAAAAGCAGCGAAAGACTAAATAAAATTCCAGTAATTGCTATTTTGAAATTATAGTTAGAATTTCACGAAATTGAAGTTTTCAACTTTAGTCCCCAAAGAAACGATCACCGGCATCACCAATTCCAGGAATAATGTAACCTTTTTCATTAAGTTTTTCATCTTTCTGACCAAAAAAGATACTTACTTGCGGGTATTTTTTGGCAATTTTATCAAGACCTTCTTGAACAGTTAAAATTGTGGCAATAATTATCTTGTCAAACCCTTTTTCAATAAGGTAATCAATCGTGCTAATTATCGAGTTCCCTGTTGCTAAAATAGGGTCTAAAATAATTGCAACTGAATTTGGACTAGCTTTTGGCAAATTTAGATAGTAAGTTGTATTGGAAAGATCTAAATTCCGTTTCATTCCCACAGGTGCAACTTTCGCATCAGGAACTAGATTCAAAAAAGGATCTAACATTGCAAATCCAGCGCGTAAAATTGGCACAAAAACAACAGAGTCGCTAATTTTTGTTCCTGAAAAAGGTTCTTGTAAAACAGATGTGCCGCTAAAATCTTTTGAATTAAGTTTGGCTAAAACAGGGAAGGCAAGTAAATAGGAAATTTTCTCAATTGCAGCCCGGAAATCAACTAAAGAAACATTTTGCCTTATTTTAGCAATTTCGCTAGCAATTATAGGATGACTAACATTCACTTGCATAATTTTTCCTTTAAATTTAAAATTAAAATTAACTTTGAAATTTGAATTTTTTAAATTATAACATAATTTAAAAAATTCAAAGACTAATATTCAGATTTTTTATCGTCCAAATTTTCAACAATACTTACAGACTTAGAAGTCCCAAAACGAGTAGTGCCTAATTTATAATATGTTTTAATATCTTCAATTGACGAAATTCCGCCTGCTGCTTTTATTTGTAAGTTTTTACTTTTATTAGCGCTCATTATTTCAATGTCTTGAACAGTTGCGCCGCGATAAGAAAATCCTGTTGAGGTTTTAATAAAATCTGCATTTGATTTGCTTACAATTTTAGTAGCCTCGGCAATTTCATTTGCTGATAAAAGTGCGGTTTCGACTATAACTTTCAGAATTTTTGTTCCAATTTCTTTTTTTATTAGGTTAATTTCATTGATAACAAAGTCAAATTCTTTTTCCTTAAATTTGCCAATATTCATTACCATATCAATTTCATCAGCCCCGTGCATTATTGCAAGACTGGCTTCTTTTTGCTTTACAGCGCTAACTTGATTTCCAAGCGGGAAGCCAATTACAGTGACAATTTTAATATCGGTGTCTTTTAGTTCTTTTTTTGCTAACTTAACTCAGACAGGTGCGATGCAAATAGCTCCAAAATTGTATTTTTTTGCTTCAGCGATCAGGTTTTTGATATCTTGAGAAGTTGTCTGGGCTTTTAAAATTGTGTGATCAATTAATTTATTGAAATTCATAAATCTCCTTTTAAAATAAAAAATATGTTTTTAAATTAGGCTAATTTAAAAACATATTTTCAACTTCTGGCTCAGGCTTAATTGAAAAAGTTTTTGCAATTAAATCCTGAATTTTGCTCAAGTCAATCGGATTAGAAGAATAAAGGCTAAAAATTAACTGATCGTCTTGAACATATGTTCCAGATTCAACTTCTAGACAAATTCCGGCTTCATAGTCGATTTTTTGGTTTAATTTAGTACGACCTCCGCCTAAAAATGCAACAATTTTTCCAAAATTTATTGCATTTTCCCATTTTATATATCCGCTTTGAGGTGCAAAAATTTGTTCCTTATATGCTGGAATTCAAAAGTTTGAAGACTGAATTGTTGCCGGATTTCCGCCTTGGGCTACTACCATTTTTAAGAAAATTTCATTTGGAAGTTCAGACTCAATAATTTTAGTAACTTTTTCACGGGCTTTTTCAATTTTTAGCTTTTCAATTTCAGAAAGTGTTTGGGCCACTAATTCTTTTGCAAAATCAGCAAGCTGTGACTGTTGACCTTGAAGAATCGCTAGTGATTCAATAATTTCATTTTTATTCCCAATCATTCGTCCAAGCGGGGCATCCATGTTGGTAATTTTAACAATAGTTTTTTTCCCAAATCTTTTCCCGAGCATTTTAATTTTACTTGCTAATTTTTTTGCTTGCCCAAGATCAGTCATAAAAGCGCCACTTCCACATTTTACATCAATTAAAATAACATCTGTGTCAGTAGCAATTTTTTTTGACATTATCGAACTTGCAATTAACGGAATTGATGAAACTGTTCCACTAACATCACGAAGCGCGTAAATTTTTTTATCAGCAGGAACAATTGCATTTGACTGTGCGGTAATTGCTATTCCAATTTTTTGAACTTGGTCTAAAAAACTAGCTTCGGTTAGTTGAGTTTGAAATCCGGGAATTGACTCAAGTTTGTCGATTGTACCACCAGTAAATCCAAGACCTCTTCCAGACATTTTGGCCACTTTGTAGCCAAGGGCGGCAAAAATTGGCCCTATTATTAGTGATATTTTATCACCAACACCGCCTGTTGAGTGCTTGTCAATTTTAACTCCGTTAATTTTTCTGAGATTTATTGTTTTACCGGATGCAATAATTTCGCGAGTAAAGAAATAAAGTTCATCATCATCAAGGCCATTAATTAAAATTGCCATTAAAAATGAAGAAAATTGGTAGTCGGCAATTAGACCAGACAGAAATCCATTGATCATGAAATGAATTTCTTCTTCGGTTAAATGTTCTTTTTTGACTTTTTTTTCAATAATTTCAAATAAATTCATATTTTAAAGTGCTCCAAGGGCAATTTCAATCATTTCTTCAAATTTTTCTTGTCTTGCTAAAGGATCAAGTGAAGTTTTGGTAATTAAACTATCAGAAATTGTAAGAATTGAAGCTGCCTTTTTTTGCAAGTGATTAGCTATTGTAAAAAGAGCAAAAGATTCCATTTCTACTGCTTGTGCTCTTGAAAGTTCGATTGTTTTTGATAAATCGCGGGTAGAGTAAAAAACATCAGTTGAGTGAATATTTGTATAAACCGGACTCAAACCTAATTTTTCAGCACTATGAAATAAATTAGCGACAAGTTCCAAATCAGGATAAGTTAAATGAGATTGACCCTGACCTAAAAGTGCTGGAAATGAACAAGAATCTGATCAAGCTGATTTTGCAATAACAAGGTCAAAAATTTCAAGATCCTTATCATAAGAACCAGCTGATCCAATCCGAATTATTTTCTCAACATCATAAAACTTAAACAGTTCATAGGCATAAATACCAATAGAACCAGAACCCATCCCTGAGGCAGCGATAGTTACTTCTTTGTCTTTATATTTGCCGGTAAAAATTAGGTTATTACGGACTTTTGAAACAAGTTTGGCGTCGGTTAAGAAATTTTTAGCAATAAATTCTGCACGAAGTGGATCTCCGGGCATTAATACAACTGGCACAATTTCATGTTTCTTAGCTTCAATATGTGGTGTCATGATTCTCCTCTTAGGCATATTATAATATAAAAAAGCATTTTGGCTATTAAATTTTTGCAAATGTTAAAAATGATTTCTAAACGGCATAACATTTTGCGCAAATTCGAAACTTAATCCAAAACAGACTAAAGCAAGAACCAAAAACTAATGAAAAACTATAATATAAAAAAGCATTTTGGACACTAAATTTTTGCAAATGTTAAAAAGATTTCTAAACGGCATAACATTTTGCGCAAATTCGAAACTTAATCCAAAACAGACTAAAGCAAGAACCAAAAACTAATGAAAAACTATAATAAATAATCCCGTACAACAATAAATTAACCAAATTGAAAATAATTAAAAATGAAAAAGCTAAAGAAACTGCAATTAAAAAGGGTTTACCTTTTTTCTGCGAAAAATTGCACAAATCTTTCTGGAATCTTTTGTCATTAAATAAACTATTTTTTCAATAAATTGGATTAATTTTTGGCAAAAACAGCAAAAAAAGCAACAAAAAAACAAAAAAACTAGCAAGACCACTAAGGCCTACAAAAATCGCAAAGGTGAAGTTTTGAAAGAACCAAAAGTAGAAAAAATTTTCTACAACAGAAAGGACAAAACCTAAAAGAGACAAAAAATAGCTAATTTTCGCCAATAAAAGCAAAACATTAGTATTTTTTAGCATCCTTTGACTTATCCTCTCTGCCAATTTTAGCATCTTTTAGTAAAAAACCAAGAAAAAAGTAAAAACAAGCAAGTTTTCTTATTTCCTTTGGACTTTAAAGTTTTTCTTTAATTTTAGGGGGGTCCTTTAGTCGCTTGAATTTTGCAAGTCAGAGGTCTGATCTAGCTTGGGTTTTTCTGTGTTTTCCAGATTTTCTGACTCTCTGACTATTGCTGGTCGCTTGAATTTTGCAAGTCAGAATTCTGATCAAGCCCGGTTTTTTCTGTATTTTCCAGATTTTCTGGCTCTTGTTGGGTGCTCTGTTCAGCACTGGCCATTTCTTTTTGCCTGTCAAGTTCTAACATTTTCATGATCGCATCCGGATCGTCTTTTACATCAAAAAAGAAGTTTGAAGGTAAAAAGTCATCTTGATTATTTTGCTTGGTTTGGTTTTGCTGATCTGTCTCAAAAAAGTTCTCAGCGTTTTGGCCTGGCTCAGTTGCTGGCATTTCAGAGTCAATTTTGAGCTCTTTTTGGCCCAAAAGTTCAAGTTGTTCTTGATTCATTCTTAGCAAAATATTGCGTTTTTCATCAAGGGGCATATCTTCTTTGAGATTAACAAGTTTATTGTTGGCAATTTGTCAGAGTTCAAATCCGCCGCTAGCATCGAGTCTTTGAATGTTATTATTTTTGAGTTGTTCGTAAATAAATTCAGGCTGGGATTCTTTTTCAATTTGTTTTGCATAAGCAATTCGGTCTTCATTAGTTGCAATTAGCTGGGCAACGATGTGATCTGGGGTGTCAGACGGATAAGAAATTGCGCTACCATCAGAAAGAATTGCCTGGACATATTCGATTTTTTCGGCATTAGAATTATTAAAAAGACCAACAATTGCCTGATAAGCTGACTCGGAAATTAAAATGTTAAATTTTGAAGTAGCCGATTCGGTAAAAATTTGGTAAGGATTTTTTTGGGAATACTGGACTAAATTTGCCGAAGAGCGAAGTTTGTCAATTGTGTCAATATGATTTTGCCATTGATTATCAAGGACAGATAAAATTATGTGCCGCTCGGAGTCAAAATAGTTTTGGCCAATATTTTCTTTTAGTGTTGGCTGGAGAGTTTCAAAATAAATTTTATTTAGT
The sequence above is a segment of the Mesomycoplasma ovipneumoniae genome. Coding sequences within it:
- a CDS encoding thymidine phosphorylase is translated as MNLFEIIEKKVKKEHLTEEEIHFMINGFLSGLIADYQFSSFLMAILINGLDDDELYFFTREIIASGKTINLRKINGVKIDKHSTGGVGDKISLIIGPIFAALGYKVAKMSGRGLGFTGGTIDKLESIPGFQTQLTEASFLDQVQKIGIAITAQSNAIVPADKKIYALRDVSGTVSSIPLIASSIMSKKIATDTDVILIDVKCGSGAFMTDLGQAKKLASKIKMLGKRFGKKTIVKITNMDAPLGRMIGNKNEIIESLAILQGQQSQLADFAKELVAQTLSEIEKLKIEKAREKVTKIIESELPNEIFLKMVVAQGGNPATIQSSNFWIPAYKEQIFAPQSGYIKWENAINFGKIVAFLGGGRTKLNQKIDYEAGICLEVESGTYVQDDQLIFSLYSSNPIDLSKIQDLIAKTFSIKPEPEVENMFLN
- the upp gene encoding uracil phosphoribosyltransferase, whose protein sequence is MQVNVSHPIIASEIAKIRQNVSLVDFRAAIEKISYLLAFPVLAKLNSKDFSGTSVLQEPFSGTKISDSVVFVPILRAGFAMLDPFLNLVPDAKVAPVGMKRNLDLSNTTYYLNLPKASPNSVAIILDPILATGNSIISTIDYLIEKGFDKIIIATILTVQEGLDKIAKKYPQVSIFFGQKDEKLNEKGYIIPGIGDAGDRFFGD
- the deoC gene encoding deoxyribose-phosphate aldolase, with protein sequence MNFNKLIDHTILKAQTTSQDIKNLIAEAKKYNFGAICIAPVWVKLAKKELKDTDIKIVTVIGFPLGNQVSAVKQKEASLAIMHGADEIDMVMNIGKFKEKEFDFVINEINLIKKEIGTKILKVIVETALLSANEIAEATKIVSKSNADFIKTSTGFSYRGATVQDIEIMSANKSKNLQIKAAGGISSIEDIKTYYKLGTTRFGTSKSVSIVENLDDKKSEY
- a CDS encoding purine-nucleoside phosphorylase, whose product is MTPHIEAKKHEIVPVVLMPGDPLRAEFIAKNFLTDAKLVSKVRNNLIFTGKYKDKEVTIAASGMGSGSIGIYAYELFKFYDVEKIIRIGSAGSYDKDLEIFDLVIAKSAWSDSCSFPALLGQGQSHLTYPDLELVANLFHSAEKLGLSPVYTNIHSTDVFYSTRDLSKTIELSRAQAVEMESFALFTIANHLQKKAASILTISDSLITKTSLDPLARQEKFEEMIEIALGAL